The Devosia sp. SD17-2 genome includes a region encoding these proteins:
- a CDS encoding ABC transporter permease, translating to MTNPTAPATRRRTRFDAQFDRIRAREEAGEARSRGGSRTLNKFLNNRLAVIGLIIFSVILLASIFAPFLTPHDPNKINLRAMLQPPSWEHWFGTDRTGRDLFARVLYGGRISILVGLGSAILGAIVGVVIGVYTGYVGGWLDAIAMRVSEIFMSFPQIILVLMLVSILGQSLLNLILIFTLTGWGGIYRMSRARMLSLREEEYVLALRSFGLSRPLIAFKHMLPNALGPIMVNITLSTAAFILQEAGLSFLGLGVPLSIPTWGNILNVAQDLRVLQTNWWIWLPVGSVISLFVLSVNFIGDGLRDATDPTQQG from the coding sequence ATGACCAATCCCACAGCTCCCGCAACGCGTCGTCGCACTCGGTTCGATGCCCAGTTCGACCGTATCCGTGCCCGCGAGGAGGCCGGCGAGGCCCGCTCGCGCGGCGGTTCGCGTACGCTCAACAAGTTTCTCAACAACCGGCTCGCGGTCATTGGCCTCATCATCTTCTCGGTGATCCTCCTGGCCTCGATCTTTGCGCCCTTCCTGACGCCGCATGATCCCAACAAGATCAATCTGCGTGCCATGCTGCAGCCGCCCTCCTGGGAGCACTGGTTCGGCACGGATCGCACCGGGCGCGACCTCTTTGCCCGCGTGCTCTACGGCGGCCGCATCTCCATTCTCGTCGGGCTTGGCAGCGCCATCCTCGGGGCCATCGTCGGTGTCGTGATCGGCGTCTACACCGGCTATGTCGGCGGCTGGCTCGATGCCATCGCCATGCGCGTCTCGGAAATTTTCATGTCGTTTCCGCAGATCATCCTGGTGCTGATGCTGGTCTCGATCCTCGGCCAGTCGCTGCTGAACCTCATCCTGATCTTCACGCTCACCGGCTGGGGCGGCATCTACCGTATGTCCCGCGCCCGCATGCTGAGCCTTCGCGAAGAGGAATATGTGCTGGCGTTGCGCAGTTTCGGGCTCTCCCGCCCGCTGATTGCCTTCAAGCACATGCTGCCGAACGCCCTTGGGCCGATCATGGTCAACATTACCCTCTCGACGGCAGCCTTCATCCTGCAGGAGGCTGGCCTCAGCTTCCTCGGTCTCGGCGTGCCGCTCTCCATCCCGACCTGGGGTAATATTCTCAACGTGGCGCAGGACCTTCGCGTGCTTCAGACCAATTGGTGGATCTGGTTGCCGGTGGGCAGCGTGATTTCGCTCTTCGTGCTCAGCGTCAATTTCATTGGCGATGGTCTGCGCGATGCGACCGATCCGACCCAGCAAGGATAA
- a CDS encoding ABC transporter ATP-binding protein — protein MTDTQDIAISVRDLKTFFYTNNRCNKALNGVSFDIKKGKTLCIVGESGCGKSVTAASIMQLLPDLSRIEEGEIIYHADRGDIPLHALEKNGRDMRRIRGGEIAMIFQDPMTALNPVYSVGFQIKESLRYHLKMVGQAAHQKAISLLREMGIALPEKRVNDFPHRYSGGMRQRAMIAMAMACNPKVLIADEPTTALDVTIQAQIFELMDKLKSEHGTGIMLITHDMGVVAELADDVAVMYMGNIVEAGTVDEVLRNPTHPYTKALLSSVPVLGKGKNQDIKAIRGSTPDPLNRPKGCQFADRCDFAVDQCKAMPPETHMTATHRVMCWRYKELSAHE, from the coding sequence ATGACCGATACGCAAGATATCGCCATCAGCGTGCGCGACCTGAAGACGTTCTTCTACACCAACAATCGCTGCAACAAGGCCCTCAACGGCGTCTCCTTCGACATCAAGAAGGGCAAGACGCTGTGCATCGTCGGGGAAAGCGGCTGCGGCAAGTCCGTTACCGCCGCCTCGATCATGCAATTGCTGCCTGATCTCTCCCGCATCGAGGAAGGCGAGATCATCTATCACGCCGATCGCGGGGACATTCCGCTCCACGCGCTGGAGAAGAACGGCCGCGACATGCGTCGCATCCGCGGCGGCGAAATCGCCATGATCTTCCAGGACCCGATGACGGCGCTCAACCCGGTCTATTCGGTTGGCTTCCAGATCAAGGAGAGCCTGCGTTACCATCTCAAGATGGTCGGGCAGGCGGCCCATCAGAAGGCGATCTCCCTCCTCAGGGAGATGGGTATCGCCCTTCCCGAAAAGCGGGTGAACGACTTCCCGCACCGCTATTCGGGCGGCATGCGCCAGCGCGCCATGATCGCCATGGCCATGGCCTGCAACCCCAAGGTGCTGATCGCCGACGAGCCGACGACCGCGCTCGACGTGACCATCCAGGCGCAGATCTTTGAGCTCATGGACAAGCTCAAGAGCGAGCACGGCACGGGGATCATGCTCATCACCCATGACATGGGTGTAGTGGCTGAACTCGCTGACGATGTGGCCGTGATGTACATGGGCAATATCGTCGAGGCTGGTACGGTGGACGAAGTCCTCCGCAACCCGACGCACCCCTATACCAAGGCGCTGCTCTCGTCCGTGCCCGTGCTGGGCAAGGGCAAGAACCAGGACATCAAGGCCATTCGCGGTTCGACCCCCGATCCGCTCAATCGACCAAAAGGCTGCCAGTTTGCCGATCGCTGCGATTTCGCGGTCGATCAGTGCAAGGCAATGCCCCCAGAGACCCACATGACCGCGACCCATCGCGTCATGTGCTGGCGCTATAAGGAGCTGTCCGCTCATGAATGA
- a CDS encoding ABC transporter ATP-binding protein — MNEDKDVILRLRGVKAHFPVKAGVFKRTVGHVKAVDGVDIDVYRGEVLGLVGESGCGKTTLGKAILQLVKPTDGEIVYNSPQGEQADLVKLDNEQMTPFRKRLQIVFQDPHSSLNPAFTIFGSLEDPLKKYGIKSREERRKIIGDLLEAVNMRREYMDRYPHEFSGGQRQRIGIARALSIEPELIVCDEAVSALDVSIQAQVLQLLMKLKAERNLTYIFITHDLSVTEYICDRVAVMYLGRVVELCRSEDLFANNLHPYTEALLSAIPVADLDKKTDRIVLQGDVPSPVNPPSGCPFHPRCRYAKDVCKTVVPPLKRYSVDGHDHYASCHLIDLPEATDEAVAIPA, encoded by the coding sequence ATGAATGAGGACAAGGATGTCATTCTCCGCCTGCGCGGGGTGAAGGCGCATTTCCCGGTCAAGGCAGGCGTCTTCAAGCGCACGGTCGGCCATGTGAAGGCCGTCGACGGCGTCGATATCGACGTTTATCGCGGTGAGGTCCTCGGCCTCGTCGGCGAAAGCGGCTGTGGCAAGACAACGCTCGGCAAGGCCATCCTGCAGCTGGTGAAGCCCACCGACGGCGAGATCGTCTATAATTCTCCGCAGGGTGAACAGGCCGATCTGGTCAAGCTCGACAACGAGCAGATGACCCCGTTCCGCAAGCGCCTGCAGATCGTCTTTCAGGATCCGCATTCCTCGCTCAATCCGGCCTTCACCATCTTCGGCTCGCTCGAGGATCCGCTGAAGAAATACGGCATCAAGTCGCGCGAGGAACGCCGCAAGATCATCGGCGACCTGCTCGAAGCGGTGAACATGCGCCGCGAATATATGGACCGCTATCCGCACGAATTTTCGGGCGGCCAGCGCCAGCGCATCGGCATTGCCCGGGCGCTCAGCATCGAGCCCGAACTGATCGTCTGCGACGAGGCCGTCTCGGCGCTCGACGTGTCGATCCAGGCCCAGGTGCTGCAGCTCCTGATGAAGCTCAAGGCTGAGCGCAACCTCACCTATATCTTCATCACCCACGATCTCAGCGTCACCGAATATATCTGCGACCGTGTCGCCGTGATGTATCTGGGGCGCGTGGTGGAGCTGTGCCGCTCCGAAGATCTCTTCGCCAATAATCTCCACCCTTATACCGAGGCGCTGCTCTCGGCGATCCCGGTGGCCGATCTCGACAAGAAGACCGATCGCATCGTGCTGCAGGGCGACGTCCCGAGCCCGGTCAATCCGCCTTCGGGCTGCCCGTTCCATCCGCGCTGCCGCTACGCCAAGGACGTCTGCAAGACAGTCGTTCCCCCGCTCAAGCGCTACTCGGTCGACGGGCACGACCACTACGCCTCCTGCCATCTCATCGACTTGCCGGAAGCGACGGATGAAGCCGTCGCCATTCCCGCCTGA
- a CDS encoding dihydrodipicolinate synthase family protein: MLASKLASITGVLPALVTPFDENENFDEGRMRAVVDFLIGRGIDGLYVTGSTGEAFMMSPEERKRVLEVVIDETKGRVPVIAHVGAISTHHSSDLARHAEKAGADALSAVPPFYWGFSQDQVLSYYSDITASTGLPMCAYNVPLAGLFGFDMIKRLAEIPGVEGIKYTATTHHDIMRIKAEIGSDFVLYSGADEMAMSGLHFGADGIIGSFYNAIPEIFLALYAAVKAGDMAKAKELQEVGNAIIFFTLPRNAMAALKRMVTWQGADAGYCRKPFGNFMTQAEEDQLKAEFRAFKAERKITGVNFLDVI; this comes from the coding sequence TTGTTAGCGTCCAAGCTTGCTTCAATCACCGGCGTGCTGCCGGCCCTGGTGACCCCGTTCGATGAGAACGAAAACTTCGACGAAGGGCGGATGCGCGCCGTCGTCGATTTCCTCATCGGCCGCGGCATCGATGGGCTTTATGTCACCGGCAGCACCGGCGAAGCCTTCATGATGTCGCCCGAAGAGCGCAAGCGCGTGCTCGAAGTCGTCATCGACGAGACCAAGGGCCGGGTGCCGGTCATCGCCCATGTCGGCGCCATCAGCACGCACCACTCGTCCGATCTTGCCCGTCACGCCGAAAAGGCCGGCGCTGATGCGCTCTCGGCCGTGCCGCCCTTCTACTGGGGTTTTTCGCAGGACCAGGTCCTTTCCTACTACTCCGATATCACCGCTTCGACCGGCCTGCCGATGTGCGCCTACAACGTGCCGCTGGCCGGGCTCTTCGGCTTCGACATGATCAAGCGTCTGGCCGAGATACCGGGCGTTGAAGGCATCAAGTACACCGCGACCACCCACCACGACATCATGCGCATCAAGGCCGAGATCGGTTCCGATTTCGTGCTCTATTCGGGTGCCGACGAGATGGCGATGTCGGGCCTGCATTTTGGTGCCGACGGCATCATCGGCAGCTTCTACAATGCCATTCCCGAAATCTTCCTGGCGCTCTATGCGGCGGTCAAGGCCGGCGACATGGCCAAGGCCAAGGAGCTGCAGGAAGTGGGCAATGCCATCATCTTCTTCACTCTTCCCCGCAATGCCATGGCTGCCCTCAAGCGCATGGTCACCTGGCAGGGTGCCGACGCCGGCTATTGCCGCAAGCCCTTCGGCAATTTCATGACCCAGGCCGAAGAAGACCAGCTCAAGGCCGAATTCCGCGCCTTCAAGGCCGAGCGCAAGATCACGGGCGTCAATTTCCTCGACGTCATCTAG